Below is a genomic region from Thalassospira sp. TSL5-1.
AAGGTTTCCGGATTGCAAGGTTTTGTAACCGGTTTATAGAGCGCGGGAGGTCAGCCATGACCGGACCGCGCGCTTCTTTAAGAGGTAAGTGAAATGGCCAAAAAGATTACTGGCTATATCAAGCTGCAGATTGCTGCTGGTAAAGCCAACCCGTCTCCGCCCGTCGGCCCGGCCCTGGGTCAGCGCGGCGTGAACATCATGGAATTCTGTAAGGCGTTCAATGCTGCAACCCAGCAGATGGAACCCGGCATGCCGATTCCTGTCGTCATCACTGTTTATGCCGACCGTTCTTTCAGCTTTGTCACCAAAACCCCGCCGGCATCCTACTTCCTGCGTAAAGCAGCTGGTATTGCCAAGGGTTCGGGTACGACGGGCAAAGGCTTTGTCGGTAAAGTGACGAAGGCCCAGGTCGAAGAAATCGCAAATGCCAAGATGGCTGACCTCAACGCGGTCAACATCGAAGGCGCAATGGCGATGATCGAAGGTTCGGCCCGTGCAATGGGTCTCGAGGTTGTGGAGTAAGACGATGGCCAAGACTGGTAAGCGCCTTGCCCAGGCCTATGAGGGCATTGACCGTAATAAACAGTATGAACTTGCTGCTGCTATCAAGCTT
It encodes:
- the rplK gene encoding 50S ribosomal protein L11, encoding MAKKITGYIKLQIAAGKANPSPPVGPALGQRGVNIMEFCKAFNAATQQMEPGMPIPVVITVYADRSFSFVTKTPPASYFLRKAAGIAKGSGTTGKGFVGKVTKAQVEEIANAKMADLNAVNIEGAMAMIEGSARAMGLEVVE